The genomic DNA CCGGGCGAGGTCGAAGTCGATGCCGGTGCCAAATATCCGGTGAACCCACAGATCAAGGGTGCGATCAAAAGCCTGCCCGGTGTGATGGATGTTCAGGAAATCTGAGCGTCAAATTTGAGTGGCATCAGTAATGTGGCGGCCGTTCGTCACCCACAACAACAGCGACGCCTGCATTGGCCTCGCGTTCGCCTTCGCGACGCATCAACATCTCGACCCGGCGCGTCAGTATGTCGATCTCACGCTCTTGCCGCGCGACCACGTCTGATAGGTCATCGACGGCGCGCATCAGGTGGGCCATTTTTTCTTCGAGTGCATCCATGTGCGTGGGTCTATGCGACGAGTGCTGTCCGGGTCAACGGATGGATGAGTATTTGAAGAACATTGAAAGGGTGTGGGCGCGCCTTGCCCAGCGGCCAGCCATCCGGTAGACCGCGCGCAGGTTCAGCACCCCGGAAGGCCCAGCCCATGTCTAAGCCCAAGAAAACACCCCGTCCCAAGGCCGAAA from Roseovarius pelagicus includes the following:
- a CDS encoding SlyX family protein, translating into MDALEEKMAHLMRAVDDLSDVVARQEREIDILTRRVEMLMRREGEREANAGVAVVVGDERPPHY